From Spirochaetota bacterium:
TATCCACGAGGCCTTCGGCCATCTTTCCGAGGCGGACTTCATCTACGAGAACGACAGAATGAAGGAGTTGATGGCCAAGGGCCGTCGCGTGGGCGGCGAGAGTCTCTGCATTATCGACGACGGATCGATCGAGGGATTGACCGGGTACATTCCGATCGACGACGAGGGCATTGCGCCCGGCCCCGCCTTCCTCGTTAAAAACGGCGTGCTCTGCGGCCATCTCCACTCGCGCGAAACGGCATACCGCATGGATGAGGAACCGACCGGCAACGCGCGCGCGATATCGGCGATGGCCCAGCCGATCGTGAGGATGACCAATACATACATCGAAAATGGACCGAACAACCTCGACGGGATGCTTGACGCGGCGGAGGGCGGACTGTACGTCGCGGACGCGCTGGGAGGACAGACCAACCTGGAGATGTTCACTTTTACCGCCGGATACGGGCGCGCGATTAAAAACGGCAGGCCGGGCAAGCTTTATCGCGACGTGATGCTTTCGGGTAACACCTTCCAGACGCTCGCGGATATCGCGATGATAGGGAACGACCGGGCCATGTTCGGCGGCCTGGGCGGATGCGGCAAAAAGGGACAGTCTCCGCTTCCGGTTTCGTTCGGGGGGCCGCACATCCTGGTTAAAAACGTGCTGATAGGCGGAAGGGGCCGATGAGGATAGAACCGCCCGCGCACCTGTGCGATAAATGCCGCTGGTATGACGTCATCGGTACCTCGGGGAGGAGCGTTCCCGTTTCGTTCCGCAACAACCGGCTCTATTCCATTGCCGAAAAGGAATCGAGCGGCCTCGGGGTGAGAGTGAACGTCGATGGTAAGGTCGGCTTTTCCTTCACCAGCGAAAACGAAGGCCTCGAGGCGGCGATGCGGCGGGCGATTGAGATCGCGCCTTTCGGCGAACCCGAGGACTATTCCCTTCCTCCCGTGTCTAATCCGCCGGTCGTGGCGCTGGACACCGGAAGGCTGGAAGAGACCGATATCGCGCCGGTGCTGTCGGCGGCGGAAGAGACGATCGCGCGCATTCTCGCCGCCTTCCCCGGGGCGCAGGTGGACATGAACATATCATACGGTTCGGGCGAGCGTCGCATCCTCAACTCGGAGGGGTTCCAGGGCGCCTACCGCCATTCGTCCTTCGGTGCCGGCATAACGGCGACGATCGTGTCCCCGGACGGCGTCCGCCTGAGCGTAAGCGAGGGAGTTTCTTCGACCGGTCCCGTATCGTACGGCGCGGCCGTCGAGCGGCTGTTGTGGAAACTCGAACGGGCGCACGGCCTCCGCCGACTGCCGGGCGGGGTGCTTCCCGTAATCTGCACGCCGAAGGCCTTCGCGTCGCTCCTCGGAATCGTCGCCTCGGGGCTTTCGGCCCGTTCGGTTTTCAAGGGAATCTCGCCGTTCGCCGGGAAACTCGGACAGCGCGTCTTCAGCGAACGCTTTACCCTTTCGGACGATCCGCTCGCAGACGGTTCGGTGTACAGCTATCCCTTCGATGACGAGGGGGTCCCGGCACGGACTAAAAATATTATAGAACGGGGCGAAATTACCGAGTGGATATCCAATCTGAAATATGCAGCGCTCCTCGGCGTGCGGCCCTCAGGGAACGGCTCGCGCGGGCATTCATCGCTTCCGGAGCCTTCGTTCAGCAACGTCGTGGTGGACGGCGGGGAGGATGATTTCGATTCGCTGCGCGCCGCAGTACGTTCCGGCGTTCTCGTCGACCAGTTTATCGGGCTTGGCCAGTCGAACACGCTTACCGGCGAGTTTAAGGCCAGCCTCGATCTCGCCTATGCGATCGAGAACGGCGAGATAACCGGCAGGGTGAAGGACTGCATGCTGAGCGGCAACCTTTTCGAACTATTGGCCGCCGGGACGGTCTTCAGCCGCGAGCGACTGCACTATGGCGCCGCGCTTGTGCCCTTCGCCCTGTTTCCCGCGGTGCACTTCACGAGCTGACCCTCCCCTTGTTCTCCTCTTTCAGGCTATACCGGAAGACGCAGTTGCCGCGCCCCGACCACTGCCGCTGCTCGAGCACAAGCTTCACATCAGGGTTGTAGCCATCGAGTATGGCGTAATCCGCGTATTTACAGTACGGTTTCGCGTATTCGCCGAGCCCCCAGCGTTCGGCGGCGCCGAAGAACGAACAGCGGCCCACCCTTGCCTGGAGGTCACCTTCGGGAAAGGACGGTGATGCCTCGAAATTCTCCGGGGATATGTCGGTATAGATAAGCCGGTTGCGCAGGGAGAGTGGTTTCCTTTTTTTCGAGGCCGTTTCGGCGATGCGCTTTCCCCGTTCGCGGCCGAATTCCTCCACGGCCGCCTTCAGCACTTTTTCACCCCCGCTGGGGACCCATCTCGGCGCTAACATTTTTTGCGATAACGGCGAAGATCTGTCCTGCGAGACCGAAGCCGGGCGTCTGATGGCGCGCGCCGATACCCATTCGCATGAAGAGCGCCTTGATAAGATATGCAAAACTGAACCCCTTCGTTTTTTCTCTTGCCAGTTCGTTCACCGCTTTCCCCCTCTTGTTCATTGGCAATCCGCGCGACTATACTGTCCCGGATGATCGGCGGTGTCCATTGCAATCCATGGGGACGGTGCCCTTGCACCAAGAGCGCGGTCACTTTTGAAAAAACACCGATTAAGCTGAAAAGTGCTGTTCAGAATCGCTATCGGGGAATAAGACGTGCCCGTGGCGGCCTGGACCGGCCGCCGAATTTATAATTCCCCGAAAAAGGAGCAGTCATGAAAACACGCATCACAAAACTCTTTGGCATCAAATATCCGATAATCCTCTCCGGGATGAGCTGGATAAGCGTACCCAAGCTCGTGGCGGCGGTCAGCAACGCCGGGGGGCTGGGTATCCTCGCCACGGGCGTCATGACCGCCGAGGAAACCCGCGAGGCCGTCCGCGAAATAAGGAAGCTCACCAAGAAGCCCTTCGCCGCAAACGTCACCCTCTATTTCCCGGGAGCGGAACGAAACCTGCAGGTCCTTATCGAGGAGAAGGTTCCCGTTATTAACTACGCTCTCGGCAAGGGTGACAAGCTGACAAAGGCCGTGCACGCGTACGGCGGGAAGGTGGTCGCAACGGTGACCACTCACAAGCATTCACTCGCCGCGGAGCGCTCCGGCGCCGATGCGCTCATCGTAACCGGACACGAGGCCGCCGGACACGGAGGGGCGGTGACCTCGCTCGTGCTCATTCCGAGCATCGTCGACGCGGTAAAAATTCCCGTCATCGCCGCCGGCGGGTTCGCCGACGGGCGGGGGCTCGCCGCCGCGCTGGCCCTCGGAGCCGAGGGCATCTCGATGGGCACGCGCCTGATGAACACGAAAGAAAGCCCGGTCCATGAGAGTATGAAAAAACTGAGCATTGAAAAGCAGATATACGACACCATCTATACTCCAAAAGTGGACGGCCTGCCCGCCCGCTTCATGAAATCCGAGATAGCGCTCAAGATGGCGAAACGCCCCCTCAATCTCATCACCGCGGCCTTCAACTCAAGGGAGATCGCGAAGTCGCTGGGCTTTCCCTGGTTTAAACTCGCGTTCGCGATCCTTATTTCGGGTTACGGCAAGGCGCGGCAGATGGCCACCATGGCGAACGGTTTTAAGGCCTTCAAGGCCGGTACTATCGAAGGTGATAACGTCACTGGAGTGCTTCCGCTGGGCCAGGTTACCGGCCTTATCACCGACACCCCGAGCGTCAAACAGGTGGTCGAGAGGGTCGTAGCCGAGGCCAGGGCGGTAAAGAAGAAGGTGGGGCCGATGATTGGCTGATCCCGGCTAAAGTTTAACAGGCTGCGCGCAAATGGCCGGGGAAGCCCCCGGCCATTTGTTGGGTGGCGCTCGGCACTTTGGTCGGCCCCCAGTCTCGTGAACGTAAAGAAGGCGGTTCGGTAAAAAAGTGCTTGCGACATGGATAATCGGTATTTTTATGTAATGGTACAGTCTGGTTGTTGGATGGCTGGCCAACCAAAATCCTTCCACTCCTCAACAGGGAGTGTTGGTTTAGAGGAAGCGCACTGAACGGTTTTCGGACCGGGTCAGTGCCGATTCCCCGGTTTTGAAGTTGGGGGGTGGTCGTCCCGCAGAAACGCCGACTGGCTGAATACGATCGATCGCGAGGTTTCCCAATGTTCCCACACCTTTTCAGTCCCATCACGATAAACAATCTCGAGGTCAAAAACCGTATCGCTTATCCGTCCCTGGGCCTCCTCTACTCCTATGACGGCACGCTCAACGAGCGATATTACGAGTACTTCAGGGAGAAGGCGATAGGCGGCGCGGGTATCGTTACCGTGGGCCCGGTGGGAATCGACAAGGCCGGTTCCGGGGTGATCGTTTTATCACTTGCGAGCGACGAATCCATCGAACCATTTAAAAAGCTTGCTACGATCATAAAGGACGCCGGCGCACGCGCCTGGATACAGCTCTTCCACGCCGGGGCGTACGCGTTTTCAATCATGCTCGACGGCGAAAAACCGGTGGCGCCCTCGGAGGTCTACTCGAGGTACTCAAAGGAAACACCGCGGGCGTTGAGGATCGAAGACATAAAAAATCTGCAGCAGGCCTTCGTTAACGCCGCGCTCCGCGCGAAAGAGGCCGGCTTCGACGGAGTCGAGATCATCGCCTCGGCGGGCTATCTCATCACCCAGTTCCTCTCGCCGCTCAAGAACCTGCGCACCGACGAGTACGGCGGCTCGTTCGAAAACCGGGTGCGCTTCCCGCGCGAGGTGATCGAAAAGATCCGCTCGGCCGCGGGGCCCGACTATCCGCTGGCGGTTAGAATGGCGGGTAACGATTTTGTTCCCGGAAGCAACACCGATCTCGAGACCCCGCAGTTCGCGCGGGTATACGAGAAGGCCGGCATCGACCTGATCAACGTTACCGGCGGCTGGCACGAGGCGCGCGTACCGCAGCTCCCAATGGAGCTTCCGCGCGGAGGGTACTCCTACCTGGCGCTGAATATTAAAAAGGAGGTGTCGGTTCCGGTGATGGCCTCGAACCGTATCGCCCGGCCTGAGCTCGCGGAGCGGATGATACGCGACGGCGCGTGCGACATGGTTAACCTGGGGCGCGTATTGATCGCCGATCCCTACTGGCCCGAAAAGGCCCGTGCAGGGAGGCAGGACGAGATTCGCCCCTGCGTGGCCTGCAACCAGGGCTGTACCGATACCATCTTTAGCGCGAAGCCGGTCTTCTGCATCGTGAATCCGCGCGCCGGATATGAGTCGCAAAGAAATTTGGAAAAAGCCGAAACGCCGCTTCGGGTGATGGTGGTTGGCGCGGGGCCGGGCGGGCTTGAGGCGGCCGTCACCGCCGCGCAGGCCGGCCATGCGGTCGAGCTCTACGAAAAAAGCGACGAGATCGGCGGACAGCTCTGGATCGCCGGTGCGCCGCCGCACAAGGAAGAGCTTTGGGGGATTGTCCATTATTATAAAACGATGCTTGCAAAACAAGCCATCAGGGTGCATCTGAATACCGAGGTCACTATCGAGATTATTAAAAAAATGAAACCCGATCATGTAATCGTGGCCGAAGGTGCCGCGCCGCTGATGCCGCCCATCGAGGGCCTCGATGATACGTGCGTGATATCCTCGTGGAAGGTGCTGCGCGAGAACCCGATGCTTGGCACGCGCATAGCGGTGATCGGCGGCGGGGCGGTGGGCCTGGAGACGGCGCTGTTCCTGGCCGCCAAGGGGACGCTCTCGCCGGAGATGGTGCATTTCCTCATGGCCCACGAGGCCGAGAGTCCCGAGCGCATCCGCGAGCTCATGTTTCACGGATCGAAACAGGTGACGGTCTTCGAGATGCTGCCTAAGATCGGCAAAGACATCGGCAAGTCCACACGGTGGGTCGTGAAGATGGCCCTGCAGCGCCACGGCGTCGAGGTGCTCACCGGCGCGCGCGTCGTTTCCATTAAGGACGGAAGACTGACCTATGAGCGGGAAGGCGGGGAGCACAGGCTCAAGTTCGATACCGTGGTGCTTGCATCGGGATCGCGCCCGGTAAAAAAGCTTTCCGAAGCGCTCGAAAAAGAAGGCGTCGCCTGCACCGCCATCGGGGACTGCGTGCGCCCGGCCAAAATCAACGACGCCATCCACGAGGGCTTCATGGCCGCCCTCGCGATAGGCCGCGTGCCGGTCAAAGCGTAAACGGTCAGCGGATGTCCCTGGACATGTAGATCGAATAGTCCTTTATCCGCGGATGGTAGGACTGCTCCATGAGATGTGAAGATATCATGAAATCGGCCGTCGAGCGGTTGCATGCGGTGGGAATGTTATAGAGCACGGCGATCCTGAGCAGTGCCTTGATGTCGACGTCGTGGGGCTGCTGCGTCATGGGGTCCCAGAAGAATATGAGGATATCGACGTGCCCCTCGGCGATCATGGCGCCAAGTTGCTGGTCGCCCCCGAGAGGGCCCGATTTAAGCTTTGTGATCTTTTGACCGCCGGTGTGGCCGTTGCTCCCGTGCTGTAAAACTTTATCCGCAAGCGTCTCCTGGATGAGTTTCCCCGTGGTGGCCGTGCAGATCAGGTCGTGCCCCAGGAGCAGCTGGTAGTTCCACTCGACCCATTCCACAAGGTCTTTCTTTCTGTTGTCGTGCGCGACGAGCGCGATGTTTTTGATTTTTTCCATGGTTCTCCGCTCTTTATAGTTGGTAAAACAGACGATTCGAGTTTCGATCTCCCGTTGAACCCGGGTAGTCTCCGTGTTGCGGGTTCAGGCGATATTCACCGGACCGCCGCCGGAGCGTTTTATTAAAGACAATATACCGAAAGAACGCTCGTGCGGGTCGCATTCGGGATAAATAAATTGTTAACTTTTATACCGTGTCAGAGCCCCATCACTTCGTTAAGATAGGCGTTGAACTTCCGCATCGCCATAAACGCCTCAATGCATACCGAGGCAAACTCCTTCGAGAGAACGGTCTTTTCGCTTACCTCCCGGAACACCATGTAGTGCTTGTACTTCAATAGTTCGATATCGGGATGGTCCCGCGGGAATCCCTTCGGCGCCGTAACGAGCGTCTCCCCCGACAGCCCGCCGAAAAGCCTCACCAGCGCCGGCGCGGCGATGATTTTCTTGAACGGGCCCGGGTCGCGCGCGATCGCCGTGCGGATGGCGAGAAGCAGCGGGCCGGGGGGCATATAGATGCCGCCCGAAACGAAACAGTTTCCGGGCTCGATGTGCAGGTAGTAGCCGGCGCCGGGCGTCGCGCGGCCGCCGCTTTTCATGAACGATCCGAAGTTCGTCTTGTATGGCGTTTTTTCCCTAAAGAACCGTGTGTCGCGGAAAATGCGGAAAAGACAGTCCTCGGCCTCCACGCCCGTTACGGTGTGGTCGAATTTTGAGATTTCACCGAGCAGAAGCGTGACGAATTCTCGCATGTTTGTGCGCGCATCGTCGTAGAGCGGGCGGTTGGCGTGGAACCATTCGCGCGAATTGTTCGCTGCGAGTTTTTTAAGAAATTCAAGCGTCCGTCTGTTGATCATGGTGCCTTCTCCGCGCCGTCTGTGTTTTTTACGTCGATTTCGGCAAGCCGCGTACGCAACCACTTTCCTGCCTCGACCGTTGAACCGTCAGGGAGGCGTACAAGATAGGGTCTGCCGGTCGATGACGAGCGGGTGGCGCAGTAGTCGATAAACTGTTCGGCCGTTTTAACTCGCCCGCCGGCGCGGTCAAGCTTCATTTTCAGATGCGCCCTGGCCTCGCGCGCCGTGTATGAGGCGCCGTTGCGGATAAACGCGAATCCCGAACGCTCGAGTGCGTTGAGCAGGGAATGTATGCGACCACGTTCGAGCGGATCGATATCGGCCGCGCCTGAATGGTGGGGCGGGATGAGCGCAGCCAGTGCGATGGCAAAAGCAAGACATGCGAGTGGTTTATTCATGCTGCTTGATAGCACATTTGACTGGGGAATGCAACAAGACTATTGAAGTGCGGTGTCTGCCCGGGTAAAAAGAATAACAATGGCGGCGGATAACGCGTGGCTTGTCGTCGGCGAGGGGCGTCGCGAGGCCGCCGCTTCCCTCCTGAACATGTTGATGGTGAAGGCGTCTTAATTTGAAGGAGTGGGTTTCCCCGGCCCTGAAGTCACGCCTGGAGGCGGGAAGCCGCGCCCTGTAAATTTTTGCGGTGCCCCGAATCTTTTAATACTTGCGCTTGGTGTTATTGTCGACATATTATTCCCAACCTCGTCCGGGGAAATTACGGAACGGCAGGGGCGTGCACGTGGAAAATCTCCTCTCTTTCACCCGTACCGACGTAAGCTGGATCGATCTGGGACTCCTTTTCATTTATCTTTCCGGTATCACCGTGTACGGCTATCTGTTTAAAAACCGCGTGCATACCTCGCGCGATTATTTCCTCGCGGGCAAAAGCCTGCCGTGGTGGATCATCGGCATGTCCATCATCGGGACGAACATCGGATCGAACGATTATGTCGGGGGCGCGGGGGGAGCGTACCGCATCGGTATTGCGCAGGCAAATTTCGAATGGATCGGAGCCATCCCGGCCATGATCATCGCCGCATTCATCTTCATCCCGTTCTACTGGCGCGCTGGCGTCTTCTCGATCCCCGAGTATCTGGGCAGGCGCTACTCCGAACCCGTACGGGTTATCGCGGCGCTCATCCTTAGCCTGTTCTCGGTGCTGATCGTAGGCGTGTTCCTTTGGGCCACCGCGCTCATGCTTCAGACTTATCTGGGCTGGCCCGTACTCCTCAGCATTGTCGTTACCGCCGGGGTCGTCGGTCTGTACACGGTCTCCGGGGGGCTCGCGGCGGTGGCCTATACGGACGCGGTGCAGCTGGTCATCATGTTCGCCGGAGCGGTGGTGGTTGCGGTGATCGGCATCAACGCGGCCGGCGGGGCGGTCAATTTCGCGACACAGCTTCAGGAGCGGTTCCCCGATCACCTGCACGCTTTTCTTCCGTCCACGCATGATGAATTTCCCTGGCCGGGGGTGCTCATGGGCCTGGGCCTGGTTTTGTCGCCGGCATACTGGTGCACCAATCAGGCGATCATGCAGCGCTGTCTCGGCGCAAGGACGGAGTGGGACGGGAAGGCGAGTATGATGTTCGCCGCGATGGCCAAGACCTTCGTGCCCCTGCTCATCGTGCTTCCGGGCTTTTTCGCCCTGCTCATGGCGCCGGAACGCCTTGGGGTGTCGGACCAGGCGCTCCCGTGGGTGGTGAAGAACCTGCTTCCTCCCGGAGTGTCGGGGCTCCTTTTCGTCGCCTTTATTGCGGCGCTGCAGTCGTCGATTTCATCCACGCTCAATTCGGCTTCGGTGATGGTGACGCGGGACATCCTGGGTGTGATGCGGAGGAAAAGCCTGGGTGACGCGGCGGAACTGAGGCTGGGCAGAATTATTACGATCGCGGCACTCGCGGCCGGAATCCTCTGTGCGCCGCTTACCGCTCAGTTCAGGGGGATATACGTTTACGTACAGCAGCTTCTTTCATTTTTTCAGGGGCCGGTGTTCGCTCTCCTGTTGATGGGTATTCTGTTTAATCGGATCACGCCGCGGGCCGGTCTCTGGAGCCTGCTGCTCGGGCTTGCGTTCGCGGCCCTGCTGGGGTTTGCCGGGCTCAACATGCTCTACATGGCCTTCTGGAGCTTTGTGATGTCGGTCGCACTCCTCTTCGGGATCAGTGCGTTTACAAAGCCGAAGAGCGCATCCGAACTTGAAAACCTTACCTATACATCGGTGGTGAAGGAGGCGGTCGATGTTTGACTGGATACACACTCTTCCCCTGTGGACCGCCAAGGTCGGGGCCATGCTGCTCTTCGCGGGCGTGCTTGCGATGGTGTGGAGCATGCCGAAAGATTTTGTATACTTCGGCGCGCCCGACAGGGGACGCTGGAGGGACCTTCGCGTGTGGGCCACGGTACTTCTTGCGGTGCAGTGCGGGATATATTATGCGTTTTAGGCCTTTTTCGGGAGTTTCCGGCGCGGCGTTGCTGATAATGCGGGCCGTACCGGTCTTTGTTGTGATGTTAGCGGCAGCGCAGCCGGCGATATCGGAGGATTTCTTCTCGTACAGCCTAATGGCCGCCGGTGCGCGGGATCCGGAAACGAAGATCGGGTACTGGACGTCCGCGATAGAAAACTGGACGGTGGACGCGGGAGAGTTTCCCCTGTCCCGTGCCTTTTTCAACCGCGGTACCGCGTACGCGCGTATGGGGATGACGAAGAGGGCGATCGCCGATTATGACCGGGCCGTCGCGGCCGATCCGCGTTTCGCGAAGGCATACAATAATCGCGGGATACTCCGCTGGGCCTCCGGCGACCGGGATGGCGCGATCGCCGATTATGAGAGGGCAGTCGCGGCTTCTCCTTCGTTTTTCGAGGCCTATTACAACCGCGGGATAGCTCGCTCGGCCATGGGGGACCACCACCTCGCAATCGACGATTACACCAGGGCCGTTTCGATCTCGACGCGTTACGCGAAAGCCTATAACAACCGCGGGATAGCGCGGGCCGCGATCGGAGAGTACCCCGATGCGATCGCCGATTATAAACGGGCCATCGAGATCGACCCGAACGATCCCATCTTCTACAACAACCGGGGCGTCGTCCTCGTGCGAATGGATCGTCCCGATGAAGCGCTGGCTGATTTTTCCCGGGCCCTTGCTTTAAATCCCTCGTATACCGCAGCGCGCAGAAACAGGGGAATAGCCAATCATCTTGCCGGTAAGTACGGAGCGGCCGCGGAGGATTACCGCGAGGTGCTGATGCAAAACCCCGGAGACAGGGAAATAGACATGGGCCGGCGGCGCGCCCTCGCCGGGGAAAAGCTGCCTCCATTGACGGTGACGGGGGATGAAACTCGAGCGACAGGTCGCGTTCTCTCTCCGGATGAAAAGAAGAGAATCGGCCCGTTCGCGCGTCAGGGCGGCGCGCGAACGGGCATGCGCGAGCCTGGCCCGGAGGAGAAGCGCGCTGCCGTTACGCATTATGAACGGGGCAGAGCGCTCGCGAAAAAGGGAAGACTGGTGCCGGCGATAGCGGAGCTCTCGCGGGCGGTACGGCTTAACCCCGATGAAAGTGGGGTGTATGTGGAACGCGGAAGGCTCCACGCGCAGCGGGGAGACCTAATGAAGGCCGGAGAAGACTACGACAGGGCGATCGCACTCGGGCCGGAGAGCCCGATACAGTACTATAATCGCGGCATAATTCTGTATAAAAAAGGACAGTACGCTCGCGCAATAGAGGATTTTACGCGCGCCATAATACTCGATCCCGCTGATCCCGAATCGTACAACAACCGGGGCAGCGCCCGCCTTGCCGCCGGCGAGCCCGGCGAGGCTGTCCGCGATTACTCCCGTGCCCTGGGTCTGCGGGGCGATTACGCCCGTGCCTACGCAAACCGCGGTGTGGCCATGTTCTATCAGGATGATTTTCCAGGGGCACTCGCCGATTTCAACAGCGCGCTCCGTATCGATCCCCGGGAAGGAATGGCGCTCCATAACAGGGGGATCATCCACTATGTGCTGGGCGACCGCGGAGGCTCGCTTGACGATTTCAACGCCGCCATTGCGCTCGATCCGGGCAATTCGTATTCGCGGATATGGCGCCTGGCCATCGCCGCCGGATCGTCGGACGCTGGAATGGCCGCTTACATGGCGCAGGAACGCACGCGATACGCCCGGCATTCCCCGTCGTGGCCGGTGGCGCTTATGCGTGGTTTTCTCGGTATCGTTCCAGACGCGGAGCTTTTACGAAAAGCATCCGCCGTGAATGATGCACGGCTGGCGAAGAGAAGGCGGGCCGAGGCGTTGTATTATCTGGGTCTGCGAAAGAAGATGATCGAAAAAAAGAAAGGGCAGGCCATGGACTATTTTAAGAGAAGCCTGGCGGAGGACTCATCCATGGTCCACACCGGTCGTCTCGCGCGCTTTGAGGTGTCGGGCGGCTGAGCACCGGAAAGGTGATTTCACACAACCACTCAAGGAGGCGGTCATGGCGGTCAGCGGATTGAAACGGGTGCTCGGTCTCCCCGAGGTGTCGTTTATCGCGATAGGATGCACCATCGGCGGGGGGATCTTCGTCTTCACCGGCATCGTACTCAAGATAGTCGGCAACACCCTGCCGCTGGCCTTCGCCATGGCTGTGGTCCCAGTTCTTATCAGTATGCTGCCGCTGGCCATGCTGGGGTCGGCCATCCCGGCGACCGGCGCAAACTACAAGTATCCCAGCCGCATGGTGTCGCCCGGCCTGGCCTTTGTGGGCATGTGGGTGTATATCCTGGCATCCTTCTTCGGGCAGATCCCGCTGTACGCGCTGAGCTGCGCCCGATATATAGGCATGCTGGTCCCTGGAGTGCCCGTGGAACTAACTGCCGTGGCGATCCTTACTGTTTTTTTCATCGTCAATCTGCTCGGCGTAAGGCCGGCGGCGTGGGCGCAGGGCCTGATGGTGATCGTTTTGATCAGCGCGCTGGTGTTCTACTCGGTTACGGGAGCCACGGCGTTCAATCCCGAAAACCTCAGGGGAATGTTTGAAAAGGGCGCAGGGCCCCTCATGCTGGGGGTGGCGCTGCTCACCTTCACCTATCTTGGCTCAAACGCGATCATCGAGCTGGGGGACGAGATAAACAACCCGGGCAAGGTGATTCCTCGGGCCTTCTTTATCGCCTTTCCCGTGGTTGCGGTACTCTATGTATTCGTGGCGCTCGCAACGGTCGGCGCGGCCCCGATTGAGACGCTTCTGAGCTCGAAAGACCCGATGTTCGAAGTCAGCGGGGCGTGC
This genomic window contains:
- a CDS encoding DUF5329 domain-containing protein; translation: MNKPLACLAFAIALAALIPPHHSGAADIDPLERGRIHSLLNALERSGFAFIRNGASYTAREARAHLKMKLDRAGGRVKTAEQFIDYCATRSSSTGRPYLVRLPDGSTVEAGKWLRTRLAEIDVKNTDGAEKAP
- a CDS encoding L-2-amino-thiazoline-4-carboxylic acid hydrolase; the encoded protein is MLKAAVEEFGRERGKRIAETASKKRKPLSLRNRLIYTDISPENFEASPSFPEGDLQARVGRCSFFGAAERWGLGEYAKPYCKYADYAILDGYNPDVKLVLEQRQWSGRGNCVFRYSLKEENKGRVSS
- a CDS encoding FAD-dependent oxidoreductase, producing MFPHLFSPITINNLEVKNRIAYPSLGLLYSYDGTLNERYYEYFREKAIGGAGIVTVGPVGIDKAGSGVIVLSLASDESIEPFKKLATIIKDAGARAWIQLFHAGAYAFSIMLDGEKPVAPSEVYSRYSKETPRALRIEDIKNLQQAFVNAALRAKEAGFDGVEIIASAGYLITQFLSPLKNLRTDEYGGSFENRVRFPREVIEKIRSAAGPDYPLAVRMAGNDFVPGSNTDLETPQFARVYEKAGIDLINVTGGWHEARVPQLPMELPRGGYSYLALNIKKEVSVPVMASNRIARPELAERMIRDGACDMVNLGRVLIADPYWPEKARAGRQDEIRPCVACNQGCTDTIFSAKPVFCIVNPRAGYESQRNLEKAETPLRVMVVGAGPGGLEAAVTAAQAGHAVELYEKSDEIGGQLWIAGAPPHKEELWGIVHYYKTMLAKQAIRVHLNTEVTIEIIKKMKPDHVIVAEGAAPLMPPIEGLDDTCVISSWKVLRENPMLGTRIAVIGGGAVGLETALFLAAKGTLSPEMVHFLMAHEAESPERIRELMFHGSKQVTVFEMLPKIGKDIGKSTRWVVKMALQRHGVEVLTGARVVSIKDGRLTYEREGGEHRLKFDTVVLASGSRPVKKLSEALEKEGVACTAIGDCVRPAKINDAIHEGFMAALAIGRVPVKA
- a CDS encoding methylglyoxal synthase; the protein is MEKIKNIALVAHDNRKKDLVEWVEWNYQLLLGHDLICTATTGKLIQETLADKVLQHGSNGHTGGQKITKLKSGPLGGDQQLGAMIAEGHVDILIFFWDPMTQQPHDVDIKALLRIAVLYNIPTACNRSTADFMISSHLMEQSYHPRIKDYSIYMSRDIR
- a CDS encoding DUF2461 domain-containing protein, which encodes MINRRTLEFLKKLAANNSREWFHANRPLYDDARTNMREFVTLLLGEISKFDHTVTGVEAEDCLFRIFRDTRFFREKTPYKTNFGSFMKSGGRATPGAGYYLHIEPGNCFVSGGIYMPPGPLLLAIRTAIARDPGPFKKIIAAPALVRLFGGLSGETLVTAPKGFPRDHPDIELLKYKHYMVFREVSEKTVLSKEFASVCIEAFMAMRKFNAYLNEVMGL
- a CDS encoding TldD/PmbA family protein, which codes for MRIEPPAHLCDKCRWYDVIGTSGRSVPVSFRNNRLYSIAEKESSGLGVRVNVDGKVGFSFTSENEGLEAAMRRAIEIAPFGEPEDYSLPPVSNPPVVALDTGRLEETDIAPVLSAAEETIARILAAFPGAQVDMNISYGSGERRILNSEGFQGAYRHSSFGAGITATIVSPDGVRLSVSEGVSSTGPVSYGAAVERLLWKLERAHGLRRLPGGVLPVICTPKAFASLLGIVASGLSARSVFKGISPFAGKLGQRVFSERFTLSDDPLADGSVYSYPFDDEGVPARTKNIIERGEITEWISNLKYAALLGVRPSGNGSRGHSSLPEPSFSNVVVDGGEDDFDSLRAAVRSGVLVDQFIGLGQSNTLTGEFKASLDLAYAIENGEITGRVKDCMLSGNLFELLAAGTVFSRERLHYGAALVPFALFPAVHFTS
- a CDS encoding nitronate monooxygenase; the protein is MKTRITKLFGIKYPIILSGMSWISVPKLVAAVSNAGGLGILATGVMTAEETREAVREIRKLTKKPFAANVTLYFPGAERNLQVLIEEKVPVINYALGKGDKLTKAVHAYGGKVVATVTTHKHSLAAERSGADALIVTGHEAAGHGGAVTSLVLIPSIVDAVKIPVIAAGGFADGRGLAAALALGAEGISMGTRLMNTKESPVHESMKKLSIEKQIYDTIYTPKVDGLPARFMKSEIALKMAKRPLNLITAAFNSREIAKSLGFPWFKLAFAILISGYGKARQMATMANGFKAFKAGTIEGDNVTGVLPLGQVTGLITDTPSVKQVVERVVAEARAVKKKVGPMIG
- a CDS encoding sodium/solute symporter (Members of the Solute:Sodium Symporter (SSS), TC 2.A.21 as described in tcdb.org, catalyze solute:Na+ symport. Known solutes for members of the family include sugars, amino acids, nucleosides, inositols, vitamins, urea or anions, depending on the system.), encoding MENLLSFTRTDVSWIDLGLLFIYLSGITVYGYLFKNRVHTSRDYFLAGKSLPWWIIGMSIIGTNIGSNDYVGGAGGAYRIGIAQANFEWIGAIPAMIIAAFIFIPFYWRAGVFSIPEYLGRRYSEPVRVIAALILSLFSVLIVGVFLWATALMLQTYLGWPVLLSIVVTAGVVGLYTVSGGLAAVAYTDAVQLVIMFAGAVVVAVIGINAAGGAVNFATQLQERFPDHLHAFLPSTHDEFPWPGVLMGLGLVLSPAYWCTNQAIMQRCLGARTEWDGKASMMFAAMAKTFVPLLIVLPGFFALLMAPERLGVSDQALPWVVKNLLPPGVSGLLFVAFIAALQSSISSTLNSASVMVTRDILGVMRRKSLGDAAELRLGRIITIAALAAGILCAPLTAQFRGIYVYVQQLLSFFQGPVFALLLMGILFNRITPRAGLWSLLLGLAFAALLGFAGLNMLYMAFWSFVMSVALLFGISAFTKPKSASELENLTYTSVVKEAVDV